The following proteins come from a genomic window of Vibrio vulnificus NBRC 15645 = ATCC 27562:
- a CDS encoding cytosine deaminase, producing MTTLLIKNATLKGQEGLQQILIEDGQFTRIEDNNVELNYTGDVLDAEGGMAVAPFCEPHIHLDTTQTAGEPSWNISGTLFEGIERWAERKETLSIEDVKSRAKQTLKWQIANGVQHVRTHVDVSDPTLIALKAMVEVREEMKEWVDIQIVAFPQEGILSYPNGKELLEEAVQLGADVIGAIPHFEFTREYGIESLHYVFELAQKYDRLIDVHCDEIDDEQSRFVETLATLAHKFNMGHKVTASHTTAMGSYNGAYASRLFRLLRMSGINFVANPLVNIHLQGRFDDYPKRRGVTRVKEMLNANINVCFGHDDVFDPWYPLGTANMLQVLHMGLHVCQVMGYDQINNSLDLISTNSARTLNIQDKHGIEAGKPGSLLILPAENGFDAVRRQVPVRYSVRHGKVIAETQPATTHIHLSEREQVTFQR from the coding sequence ATGACAACACTATTGATCAAGAATGCAACGCTTAAAGGACAGGAAGGTCTCCAGCAAATTTTGATTGAGGATGGTCAATTCACGCGCATTGAAGACAACAATGTCGAACTCAATTACACCGGTGATGTTCTTGATGCCGAGGGCGGCATGGCGGTCGCCCCTTTCTGTGAGCCGCACATTCACCTAGACACCACGCAAACCGCGGGTGAGCCAAGCTGGAATATCTCTGGAACACTTTTCGAAGGCATCGAGCGTTGGGCTGAGCGCAAAGAGACGTTGTCGATTGAAGATGTCAAATCACGCGCGAAGCAAACACTTAAGTGGCAAATCGCCAACGGTGTGCAACACGTTCGTACTCACGTTGACGTATCGGACCCAACACTCATTGCCTTAAAAGCGATGGTGGAAGTGCGTGAAGAGATGAAAGAGTGGGTAGACATCCAAATCGTTGCGTTTCCGCAAGAAGGCATTCTTTCTTACCCGAACGGCAAAGAGTTGCTAGAGGAAGCGGTTCAATTAGGTGCGGATGTGATTGGCGCGATTCCTCACTTTGAGTTTACTCGTGAATACGGCATTGAGTCGCTGCATTACGTTTTTGAACTGGCACAAAAATACGACCGTTTGATCGATGTGCACTGTGATGAAATTGATGATGAGCAGTCACGTTTTGTTGAAACTCTGGCGACGTTAGCGCACAAGTTCAACATGGGCCACAAGGTAACCGCAAGCCATACAACGGCAATGGGCTCTTACAACGGTGCATACGCCTCTCGCCTCTTCCGTTTGCTGCGCATGTCAGGCATCAACTTCGTGGCGAACCCGCTGGTCAACATCCACCTTCAAGGTCGCTTTGATGACTACCCGAAACGTCGTGGTGTGACTCGCGTAAAAGAGATGCTCAACGCCAACATCAACGTCTGTTTTGGCCACGATGACGTCTTCGACCCTTGGTATCCGCTCGGCACAGCAAACATGCTGCAAGTGCTGCACATGGGTCTGCATGTTTGCCAAGTGATGGGGTACGACCAAATCAACAACTCGCTTGATCTGATCAGCACCAACTCAGCGCGTACGCTGAACATTCAAGACAAACACGGCATTGAAGCAGGTAAACCTGGGAGCTTACTGATCCTTCCTGCGGAAAATGGTTTTGATGCCGTGCGTCGCCAAGTACCGGTTCGCTACTCTGTTCGTCACGGTAAAGTGATTGCAGAAACACAACCTGCGACAACGCACATCCACCTTAGTGAACGTGAGCAAGTCACTTTTCAGCGCTAA
- the codB gene encoding cytosine permease, with protein sequence MAADNNFSLGPVPNSARKGVASLTMVMLGLTFFSASMWTGGSLGTGLSFNDFFLAVLIGNLILGIYTSFLGYIGASTGLSTHLLARFSFGSKGSWLPSALLGGTQVGWFGVGVAMFAIPVNKATGIDTNTLIVISGLLMTATVYFGISALMILSAIAVPAIALLGGYSVLEAVNSVGGVAELQKVQPAQPLDFSVALAMVVGSFISAGTLTADFVRFGRKPKGAVMVTMVAFFIGNSLMFLFGAAGAAVTGQSDISEVMIAQGLLIPAIIVLGLNIWTTNDNALYASGLGFSNITGLPSKYISMVNGLVGTLCALWLYNNFVGWLTFLSLAIPPIGGVIIADFFINRKRYSNFAAAEFQTVNWAGIIAVAIGVAAGHFLPGVVPVNAVLGGTISYLILNPILNKKRLAELPA encoded by the coding sequence ATGGCGGCCGATAATAACTTCAGTTTGGGCCCGGTTCCCAACTCAGCCAGAAAAGGCGTCGCGTCTTTAACCATGGTGATGTTAGGGCTCACCTTCTTCTCCGCGAGTATGTGGACAGGCGGTTCACTCGGTACTGGACTTTCATTTAACGATTTCTTCCTCGCTGTTCTCATTGGTAACCTCATCCTCGGTATTTACACTTCTTTTCTTGGTTACATTGGCGCTTCTACTGGTCTCTCTACTCACCTTCTCGCTCGTTTCTCTTTTGGTTCTAAAGGCTCTTGGCTTCCTTCCGCACTGCTTGGCGGCACACAAGTCGGTTGGTTTGGTGTTGGCGTGGCCATGTTTGCGATTCCAGTCAACAAAGCGACAGGCATTGATACCAACACCCTCATCGTCATCTCTGGTTTATTAATGACGGCGACGGTTTACTTCGGTATCTCTGCACTGATGATATTATCTGCCATTGCCGTACCGGCGATTGCCCTGCTCGGCGGATATTCAGTGCTCGAAGCAGTCAACAGCGTAGGTGGTGTGGCAGAGCTGCAAAAAGTACAACCTGCGCAACCGCTGGACTTCTCTGTTGCCCTCGCAATGGTGGTTGGCTCTTTCATCAGTGCAGGGACGCTAACCGCAGACTTCGTACGATTCGGCAGAAAGCCAAAAGGCGCGGTGATGGTGACTATGGTGGCATTCTTTATCGGTAACTCACTGATGTTCCTCTTTGGTGCGGCAGGTGCAGCGGTCACTGGTCAATCCGACATCTCTGAAGTGATGATTGCGCAAGGTCTGCTTATCCCGGCGATCATTGTGCTTGGTTTGAATATCTGGACCACCAACGACAACGCGCTTTACGCATCCGGTCTAGGCTTCTCAAACATCACAGGCTTGCCAAGCAAATACATCTCCATGGTGAACGGTTTGGTCGGCACGTTATGTGCGCTATGGCTGTACAATAACTTTGTCGGCTGGTTAACCTTCCTGTCGCTTGCCATTCCACCCATTGGTGGCGTCATCATTGCGGATTTCTTTATCAACCGTAAACGTTATTCCAATTTCGCCGCAGCAGAGTTCCAAACGGTCAACTGGGCTGGCATTATCGCCGTAGCGATTGGTGTGGCCGCAGGTCACTTCCTTCCTGGTGTAGTGCCGGTCAATGCGGTACTCGGCGGCACAATCAGCTACCTAATTCTCAATCCTATTCTAAATAAAAAGAGACTGGCCGAGCTGCCAGCGTAA
- a CDS encoding AraC family transcriptional regulator has product MKTNYQQRLIPVIRYLENHFDTPLNLEEVARLAHLSPYHFHRIFKAVTGETLNEYLRRLRLEKIANLLFYSKPSVTEVALDYGFSSSQSLAKAFRQHFGLTPSQIRQCETLEQFALVLQESKIGHTLRKNGHEALTEPSYTGGESQTWSSTMDIQTFPASKIAYIRVTGEYGKNYEPATQKLYQWAGPRGLAGNTCIFIYHDNPEITPADKCRTDICLLNCEKAEGNGEIEIKDFPGGEYAFIRKTITDNAQYATAWDELMAQLVERGLESDERPCFELYHSYDPQTQHADVSFCTAVTA; this is encoded by the coding sequence ATGAAAACCAATTATCAACAACGTTTGATCCCTGTGATCCGCTATCTCGAGAACCACTTTGACACGCCTCTAAATCTAGAAGAAGTTGCTCGGCTGGCCCACCTTTCTCCTTACCATTTCCATCGCATCTTTAAAGCGGTCACTGGTGAGACGCTTAATGAATACTTGCGTCGCCTTCGACTGGAAAAGATTGCCAATCTGCTGTTTTACAGCAAACCCAGCGTGACTGAGGTGGCGCTAGACTATGGATTCTCCAGCTCACAAAGCTTAGCGAAAGCATTTCGGCAGCATTTTGGACTTACGCCCTCACAAATTCGACAGTGTGAAACGCTTGAACAGTTTGCTCTGGTACTGCAAGAGAGCAAGATTGGACACACGCTACGCAAGAATGGACACGAAGCACTCACAGAACCCTCATACACTGGAGGGGAATCACAAACATGGAGTAGCACAATGGATATTCAAACATTCCCAGCCAGTAAAATTGCCTATATTCGTGTCACTGGTGAGTACGGCAAAAACTACGAACCAGCCACACAAAAGTTATATCAATGGGCAGGACCGCGTGGTTTGGCGGGCAACACCTGTATTTTCATTTATCACGATAACCCTGAGATTACCCCTGCGGACAAATGTCGAACGGACATCTGCTTGCTTAACTGTGAAAAGGCAGAGGGAAATGGCGAGATCGAAATCAAAGACTTTCCTGGCGGCGAGTATGCGTTCATCCGTAAAACCATTACCGATAACGCGCAATATGCCACTGCATGGGACGAGTTGATGGCACAGCTTGTCGAGCGTGGCTTGGAGTCGGATGAGCGTCCTTGCTTTGAGTTGTATCATTCCTATGATCCGCAGACCCAGCACGCGGATGTCAGTTTCTGCACTGCCGTCACAGCCTAG
- a CDS encoding magnesium transporter encodes MSEYQDLPLLIEQIAQAEDAEQIVLLNDSIEHGLESGSIALILESQPVDDRVRLWRALPLEMHIDVLTDMRADARYSVINALSEIELKLTLAKLDNLSLIEWADSLPEEIINEALSLIQKDELELFDLANKYGDDELGRWAERKIITLPFNISVDRAKRLMEKYSFDTPQQVYLINKKKQFRGVVNYYEILRSEGHTVLKNLVIDPVILLSSKMALAEAVEAVEHSSLPALPVVDEDQTLIGEVDWQFALTTQREIYEARLMAGTGMDEGDDLFAPVIKSSKKRGVWLGINLLTAILASVTIGLFEDVIAQVVALAVLMPIVASMGGIAGSQTLTLMVRAMALNQITPGNRFALFKNEFGIGAINGLLWAIIIGGLAALWFQSPLLGGTIALAIIVNIITAAMFGVLIPIILDKLDLDPALAGSVILTTVTDVVGFFAFLGTASLVLL; translated from the coding sequence GTGAGCGAGTATCAGGATCTACCCTTACTGATCGAGCAGATTGCACAAGCAGAAGATGCTGAGCAGATCGTTTTGCTCAACGATTCCATCGAGCATGGTCTCGAATCCGGCTCGATTGCACTGATTTTAGAATCGCAACCCGTTGATGATCGTGTGCGCTTGTGGCGTGCTTTGCCATTGGAAATGCACATTGATGTGCTAACCGATATGCGTGCCGACGCGCGCTATTCCGTCATCAATGCCTTATCTGAGATAGAACTCAAACTCACCTTAGCGAAACTTGATAACCTTTCGTTGATCGAATGGGCAGATTCATTGCCTGAAGAGATCATCAACGAAGCACTGTCGTTGATTCAAAAAGATGAACTTGAACTGTTCGACTTGGCGAACAAATACGGTGATGACGAGCTAGGCCGTTGGGCTGAGCGAAAAATCATTACCTTACCGTTTAATATCTCCGTTGATCGCGCAAAACGATTGATGGAAAAATACAGTTTTGACACGCCGCAGCAAGTCTATCTCATCAATAAAAAGAAACAGTTTCGGGGTGTTGTGAATTACTACGAAATTTTGCGTAGCGAAGGCCATACCGTACTCAAGAATTTAGTGATCGACCCTGTCATTTTGCTAAGTAGTAAGATGGCGCTGGCGGAAGCCGTCGAAGCCGTCGAGCACAGTTCCTTACCTGCACTTCCTGTGGTTGATGAAGACCAAACACTGATTGGCGAGGTCGATTGGCAGTTTGCCCTCACCACACAAAGGGAAATTTACGAAGCGCGTTTAATGGCTGGTACGGGTATGGACGAAGGGGACGATCTCTTCGCACCAGTCATCAAAAGTTCGAAAAAACGCGGTGTATGGCTCGGGATTAACTTGCTCACCGCGATACTTGCCTCTGTCACCATTGGTCTGTTTGAAGATGTGATAGCGCAAGTGGTGGCGCTGGCAGTGTTGATGCCGATAGTCGCTTCCATGGGGGGCATTGCCGGTAGTCAAACCTTAACACTGATGGTTCGTGCTATGGCGCTCAATCAGATCACACCAGGTAACCGCTTTGCCTTGTTCAAAAACGAGTTCGGCATCGGTGCGATAAATGGCTTGCTTTGGGCGATCATCATCGGTGGGCTTGCGGCTCTTTGGTTCCAGTCCCCTCTCCTTGGCGGAACCATCGCATTAGCGATTATCGTTAATATTATTACCGCGGCGATGTTTGGCGTGCTGATTCCAATCATTCTCGACAAATTGGATCTGGATCCCGCACTGGCTGGTTCCGTGATTCTCACTACCGTCACAGATGTGGTTGGTTTCTTTGCCTTTCTTGGCACAGCCAGTTTGGTTTTGCTTTAG
- a CDS encoding HlyD family secretion protein: MIEGLAVWALFIYLLRMVGMPWNKATKSFAYLGGASWLMFVWVGLINFTPMDISGGSVVQSPHIQLRPDSSNVNGKVEQIYISPNQEISKGQLIYQLDDTPYQIALNQAQVTSQAAQVALKVAQEDIAIAQASYEAALQDLETSKSQLAAAKADHQLQAKTLTRYVEQNRVVKNTITQNDIDKQTTAVELAKQNIATLQSSLKKKEVDASRAKLDITKAELAVETRTADLAKAKEQVARAQWDLDSTLVYAPADGFVTNFILREGQRVSMMPRLQMYTNEKYVLMRVNHQAIRNIKPGQMAEFASSVYPGKIFSAEVEGIVEATGEAQGNLLGWDDSVRMTTGKNLANKHHFVRLKIDEPEGYDLPVGSVGLAWVSGEKPIGFLAFLDVIRGIIIRMKSQLYFFYSI, encoded by the coding sequence ATGATTGAAGGTTTAGCGGTATGGGCGCTGTTCATCTATTTGCTGCGCATGGTGGGTATGCCTTGGAACAAAGCGACCAAGTCGTTTGCGTACCTAGGGGGGGCTTCTTGGTTGATGTTTGTTTGGGTTGGATTGATCAATTTCACGCCAATGGACATTTCTGGCGGCTCGGTGGTGCAATCGCCACACATACAATTGCGCCCAGACTCCAGCAACGTCAACGGTAAAGTTGAACAAATCTACATTTCGCCCAATCAAGAGATCAGTAAAGGTCAGCTCATTTACCAACTGGATGACACGCCCTATCAAATTGCGCTCAACCAAGCCCAAGTGACAAGCCAAGCTGCGCAAGTGGCTCTCAAAGTCGCACAAGAAGACATCGCCATTGCTCAGGCGAGCTATGAGGCGGCGTTGCAAGACCTAGAAACATCAAAAAGTCAGTTGGCAGCAGCGAAAGCCGATCATCAGTTGCAAGCCAAAACATTAACGCGATACGTCGAACAAAACCGAGTGGTGAAGAACACCATCACGCAGAATGACATCGATAAGCAGACAACGGCGGTGGAACTGGCGAAACAGAACATTGCGACCTTGCAATCGTCCTTGAAGAAGAAAGAAGTCGATGCAAGCCGCGCAAAACTCGACATTACCAAGGCAGAGTTAGCCGTCGAAACCCGCACCGCCGATCTTGCCAAGGCGAAAGAGCAAGTTGCACGCGCGCAATGGGATCTGGACAGCACCTTGGTTTACGCCCCAGCCGATGGCTTTGTCACCAACTTCATCTTGCGTGAAGGGCAACGTGTTTCCATGATGCCAAGGCTGCAAATGTACACCAACGAAAAATACGTTTTGATGCGTGTTAATCACCAAGCCATTCGCAATATCAAACCGGGACAAATGGCGGAGTTCGCATCTTCGGTCTACCCCGGAAAAATTTTCTCTGCAGAAGTCGAAGGCATTGTGGAGGCGACTGGAGAAGCGCAAGGCAACCTGCTCGGTTGGGATGACTCAGTGCGCATGACCACAGGCAAAAACCTCGCCAACAAGCATCACTTTGTGCGTTTAAAAATTGATGAACCAGAAGGCTACGACTTGCCTGTCGGTTCAGTGGGCTTGGCATGGGTCAGCGGTGAAAAACCCATTGGTTTCCTCGCTTTCTTAGACGTGATTCGCGGCATCATTATCCGTATGAAGTCTCAGTTGTACTTTTTCTACTCCATCTAA
- a CDS encoding helix-turn-helix domain-containing protein, which translates to MDIKSVRFIRAISIVNLYFNAKQMYGLDNEQLVIPHSVFKQPMNLIPLSEVNRMYAQLEQVTEPDFILNLTSGVDIAKFGAVGRWLFSGHDLSTTIRRINYGVSCLQSGAFLAGAQIGAILKWTYDNPFIHSDVKVHDSIRTAVFMTKVLREYLGEDFCPKRVMISGSRQNRQRYQDFFGCEIGWNHKRTEVWIHSDERLAVRQKKTIANKRLAMNFADLDDLLNMPVPDDELKSIYELVNYSCHYGLPTLNRVAELISMSEQQLQRRLHALGLNFSTVCGYVLSNQAVNALTQGVTIEDVSRRLGYTNIASFNRMFKKHRGVTPKEYLQRFHDVR; encoded by the coding sequence ATGGATATCAAATCTGTGCGCTTCATCCGCGCCATTTCTATAGTGAATCTCTACTTCAATGCGAAGCAGATGTATGGCTTGGACAACGAGCAACTGGTCATTCCGCACTCTGTGTTTAAGCAACCGATGAACCTGATCCCGCTTTCTGAAGTGAACCGGATGTACGCCCAGTTGGAGCAGGTGACCGAACCCGATTTCATTCTTAATTTGACCAGTGGAGTGGACATAGCAAAATTTGGTGCGGTAGGGCGTTGGCTTTTTTCGGGGCATGATCTCTCCACAACCATCCGCCGCATCAACTATGGCGTTAGCTGCCTGCAATCGGGGGCGTTTTTGGCGGGAGCGCAGATTGGCGCCATCCTCAAATGGACTTACGACAATCCTTTTATTCACTCCGATGTGAAAGTTCACGATAGTATTCGCACCGCAGTGTTTATGACCAAAGTATTGCGTGAATATCTTGGCGAAGACTTTTGCCCAAAACGGGTGATGATTTCAGGCTCACGACAAAATCGTCAGCGTTATCAAGATTTTTTTGGTTGTGAAATCGGTTGGAATCACAAGCGCACGGAAGTTTGGATTCATTCTGACGAGCGTTTGGCCGTTAGGCAGAAAAAAACAATAGCCAACAAGCGGCTGGCAATGAACTTTGCTGATCTGGATGATTTACTCAACATGCCAGTACCTGACGATGAGCTAAAATCGATTTACGAGCTGGTCAACTACAGCTGTCATTATGGTTTACCAACGCTCAATCGAGTTGCGGAACTGATATCTATGTCAGAACAGCAACTGCAGCGGCGATTGCATGCACTAGGGCTAAATTTTTCGACGGTTTGTGGATATGTTCTTAGTAACCAAGCGGTCAATGCGCTCACTCAAGGGGTTACCATTGAGGACGTTTCTCGGCGATTAGGTTATACCAATATCGCCAGCTTCAACCGCATGTTTAAGAAACATCGTGGAGTGACGCCCAAAGAATATCTGCAGCGTTTCCACGATGTTCGTTAG
- a CDS encoding pyridoxamine 5'-phosphate oxidase family protein, whose product MLSATDRTQIKKAARKAVHDVEQLHRIIDESLIAHIAISDASGPIVIPMLAWRVDNQVYIHGARNSRLIKALKSGQNTCLTFTLFDGWVLARSAFHHSAHYRSAVVFGQFNVIEENTEKDRLLNHFIEQIAPGRTEQVRLSNEKELNATELLAIGLEEASVKISAFGVNDDSSDLDRPVWAGILPYRTVVGPLVGVDEQEGLIPQPNYASAYGKRWFSTPLND is encoded by the coding sequence ATGTTGTCAGCAACGGACAGGACTCAAATTAAAAAAGCGGCACGTAAAGCAGTGCACGACGTCGAGCAGTTACATCGGATCATTGATGAAAGCTTGATCGCTCACATCGCCATTTCGGATGCCTCGGGACCCATTGTCATCCCGATGCTTGCTTGGCGTGTCGACAATCAAGTCTATATTCACGGCGCACGGAACAGCCGCTTAATCAAAGCACTGAAATCAGGGCAAAACACCTGCCTCACCTTTACATTATTCGATGGCTGGGTGTTGGCACGCTCTGCCTTTCACCACAGTGCGCACTACCGAAGCGCGGTGGTTTTTGGTCAATTTAACGTGATAGAAGAGAATACAGAAAAGGATCGCTTGTTGAATCATTTTATTGAGCAGATTGCCCCCGGTCGCACCGAGCAGGTTCGCTTAAGTAACGAAAAAGAGCTTAATGCCACCGAGCTGCTCGCCATCGGATTGGAAGAAGCGTCGGTGAAAATCAGTGCATTTGGTGTCAATGACGATAGCAGCGATCTCGATCGCCCCGTTTGGGCGGGTATCTTACCCTATCGAACCGTTGTGGGGCCATTAGTGGGTGTGGATGAACAAGAGGGCCTAATTCCACAACCAAATTACGCATCAGCGTATGGGAAACGATGGTTTTCTACCCCGTTGAACGACTAA
- a CDS encoding PLP-dependent aminotransferase family protein: MLPIEIGDLTLTPKTGVLQQDLYDAIREKITRGLWNKQGRLPATRKLAQALNVSRNTVIAAYEQLSAEGYIESRAGSGYYVAVELPEHYLGEMAISPAQEKSIAEFTAELEPIKINRAFAPGAPDLEKFPLPEWQKYLQRQHSRRTILGNQIVKGDYALRCALVDYLASSRSVQCQAEQIIITSGAQQALTIAMMCAKEASDRLLMEQPGYSQIRKVACLLGMPMEPLNVAVRSGIDVADVLASECRFVYLTPSNQYPMGTTLSTEQRVQIIEWARVKQRWIIEDDYDSEFQFAHRPYTSLQGLASQIGASDRVMYIGSFSKIMFNGLRLGYLVLPPELVDRGCEIKDALSGDSPTHTQAALAEFIADGALMRHIRKMRRLYAQKYQTMVTSIERHFAQRLEVISQAAGLHVTVRWFEGPSEQQWAAAGLKQGIVIRPLSYYESEACAPRDWQGAVLGFGNVAEEEIDAKLALLASLFKQISSHQ; the protein is encoded by the coding sequence ATGCTACCGATTGAAATCGGCGATCTGACACTGACGCCAAAAACAGGAGTGTTACAGCAAGATCTTTACGACGCCATTCGAGAAAAAATCACGCGTGGGCTTTGGAATAAGCAGGGGCGCTTGCCTGCCACGCGTAAGTTAGCTCAGGCGCTCAATGTGAGCCGCAACACCGTCATCGCGGCGTACGAGCAACTCAGTGCGGAGGGTTACATTGAAAGCCGAGCTGGTTCGGGCTACTACGTCGCGGTTGAGTTACCAGAGCACTATCTGGGAGAGATGGCGATTTCGCCAGCTCAAGAAAAGAGCATTGCGGAATTCACAGCAGAACTTGAACCCATCAAGATCAACCGAGCTTTTGCGCCCGGCGCGCCGGATCTGGAAAAATTCCCGCTGCCTGAATGGCAAAAATATCTACAACGCCAACATTCGCGGCGCACCATCTTAGGCAATCAAATCGTCAAAGGGGATTACGCCCTCAGGTGCGCCTTGGTGGATTACTTGGCGTCGAGTCGCTCTGTTCAATGCCAAGCGGAGCAAATCATCATTACCTCTGGCGCGCAGCAGGCACTAACCATTGCTATGATGTGCGCAAAAGAAGCAAGCGATCGACTGTTAATGGAGCAACCGGGTTACAGTCAAATACGCAAAGTGGCCTGTTTATTGGGTATGCCGATGGAGCCCCTTAACGTCGCAGTGAGAAGCGGCATTGATGTTGCCGATGTGCTCGCTTCTGAGTGTCGTTTTGTCTACCTGACGCCGAGCAATCAATACCCGATGGGCACCACCTTAAGCACCGAGCAGAGAGTGCAAATCATTGAGTGGGCCCGAGTGAAACAGCGCTGGATTATTGAAGATGACTATGACAGCGAATTCCAGTTTGCGCATCGACCATATACCAGTTTGCAAGGGCTAGCCAGCCAAATTGGCGCCAGTGATCGCGTTATGTATATTGGTTCATTTAGCAAGATCATGTTTAACGGTTTGCGACTTGGCTACCTTGTCTTGCCCCCTGAGCTGGTGGATAGGGGCTGTGAAATCAAAGATGCCTTGAGTGGCGATTCGCCTACCCATACTCAGGCTGCGTTGGCGGAATTTATCGCCGATGGCGCGTTAATGCGTCATATCCGTAAGATGCGTCGCCTCTATGCACAGAAGTACCAAACGATGGTGACGAGCATTGAACGCCATTTTGCTCAGCGCTTGGAAGTGATCAGCCAAGCCGCAGGGTTGCATGTGACCGTACGTTGGTTCGAAGGGCCTTCGGAGCAACAGTGGGCCGCCGCAGGTTTAAAGCAAGGCATTGTGATTCGTCCTTTAAGCTATTATGAAAGTGAAGCCTGCGCGCCACGAGATTGGCAGGGCGCGGTATTAGGATTCGGTAATGTGGCAGAGGAAGAGATTGACGCCAAGCTCGCTCTACTGGCAAGCTTGTTTAAGCAAATATCGTCCCATCAATAA
- a CDS encoding class II glutamine amidotransferase: MCRWLAYQGEPIYLDKLVYEPEHSLVHQSLEARKAVTRVNADGFGLGWYTERATPGQFHEVLPAWGDENLRSLAHHIRSHRFMAHVRSSTGTSVSRSNCHPFILEQWMFLHNGQIGQFAAVKFALERLLPEAIYLKRRGTTDSELIFLLMMKNGLQHDPLNAIRQTIDEVNQIMQEKAITEPFKASMCISNGDEFWVVRYASAGDPPTVFIQDCQDSIILASEPLDGQCRWQVVAPQTITHIQGSAVTSYPVA; this comes from the coding sequence ATGTGTCGCTGGTTGGCCTACCAAGGAGAGCCTATCTATCTCGACAAACTGGTTTATGAGCCAGAACATTCATTAGTGCATCAGAGCCTTGAAGCGAGAAAAGCGGTGACCCGCGTCAATGCCGATGGTTTTGGTTTAGGTTGGTATACCGAGCGGGCAACGCCAGGGCAATTTCATGAGGTGCTTCCCGCTTGGGGGGACGAAAATCTGCGTTCATTAGCGCATCACATTCGCTCTCATCGCTTTATGGCTCACGTTCGTTCATCGACGGGCACTTCGGTATCACGTTCTAACTGCCACCCATTCATCCTTGAGCAATGGATGTTTTTACACAATGGTCAGATAGGTCAGTTTGCCGCGGTGAAGTTTGCTTTAGAGCGATTACTGCCCGAAGCGATTTACCTCAAACGTCGCGGTACCACAGACAGCGAGCTGATCTTTTTGTTGATGATGAAAAATGGGCTTCAGCATGATCCCTTAAACGCCATTCGACAGACGATTGACGAAGTGAACCAAATCATGCAGGAAAAAGCGATCACGGAGCCGTTTAAAGCGTCGATGTGCATCTCAAACGGTGACGAGTTTTGGGTCGTGAGATACGCCTCGGCAGGCGACCCGCCAACGGTGTTTATTCAAGATTGCCAAGATTCGATCATCCTCGCGTCGGAACCGTTGGACGGTCAGTGCCGTTGGCAAGTGGTTGCGCCCCAAACCATCACCCACATTCAAGGTAGCGCGGTGACTAGCTATCCGGTCGCGTAA
- a CDS encoding Lrp/AsnC family transcriptional regulator has product MDKFDKQLLTILRNDARSSVTDMAKAVNLSRSAVTARIKKLESDGVILGYHADIAQEKASEKIAAYLALKFDTSASSHHCEAYAKEIYLIDGVKWCHAISGETDMMLYVEVTTMTRLNQIREQLQAFPELKHVITHTVLTEFFNTTKVSDYA; this is encoded by the coding sequence ATGGATAAATTTGATAAACAGCTCCTCACCATACTGAGAAACGATGCACGTAGCTCTGTGACTGACATGGCGAAGGCGGTCAATCTGTCGCGTTCTGCCGTGACGGCCAGAATCAAAAAGTTGGAAAGTGATGGGGTGATCTTGGGCTACCACGCCGATATCGCGCAGGAGAAGGCCAGCGAAAAAATTGCCGCCTATCTGGCGTTGAAGTTTGATACTTCGGCTTCGAGCCATCATTGCGAAGCGTATGCCAAGGAAATTTATCTTATCGATGGGGTGAAGTGGTGCCACGCGATCAGTGGTGAAACGGATATGATGCTCTATGTGGAGGTGACGACCATGACACGGTTGAACCAGATCAGAGAGCAGTTACAAGCCTTCCCAGAACTGAAACACGTTATTACTCATACGGTACTGACGGAGTTCTTTAATACCACCAAAGTGTCTGATTATGCTTAA